The region GCGCTCCGAAATGTCACCAAACTTGTTCTGGGGATGCGAGATGGAGGAAAACGCGCCGCAAGTGGGAAATGACTCGATAACAAACATGGGTAGCCAGGTGTGGGACCTGTAGCTCACATAACTCAGAAACACCCAAGTTCCCTCACTGCagatcgctctggataagagcaccttcTGAATtgatgcaataaaaaaattcacCCCGCAGTTCTCCAAATACAATCCTTCTAATagttcacagagagagagaaccccaCATCTGTAGCTCAAATTGATtgcttcagttcatttcagGAGTCAAAAAAAACTAACCTCTCTGGCGATGTCCCGTGCCACTTTGTTCCGGCGGTAGAAGACCTCTTTATACTCGTCCATCCAGACCTCAGCCAAGCGCACCTGGTTACGGATAACCACCTCGGTGCCATTGGggaaggtgtgtggactcttctGCCGATAGATGTGTCCCACAACTGAGCAGGGTATGATCTCCAAACGCCCACCACACAACCAAACCTGCACACAGAGGAGGGGGCATAGCTCAGGTATCacctgtacacagacacacctgcacacagatgAGGAGCTATAGCTGTTAGGAGAAGGTAAAACAACCCTAACTGAAACCCTCCTAACTCTATTTCCCCAAACTtgaaccctaacccaacctgaCACTAGTATGCAGTCATACTGATGATCTGCAATAAGCTGGAAAAAGACAGTTGGCACCAATAGGAACAAGATGTAAttgtttgttgtatttatattaatatacacAGCTAACtgaatgtattgtatttttttcagaaaaaaggtaTATGAAAGGTATACTTAGCCTCAGGGAAAGTGGTTAGTTGGATAGGCCAACCACACCAGGGGCCCTTTCCAAATCCATTTCGTAAAAGCAGAAGGTGCCTTTTCATGTCATTCCAGAAGGAAAACAACCCTGGTCAATGACCTCTGAGTATACCTTAAAGTTCATATCCTGATTtgtgcatttcatattttacttcCCGATCTTACATTGCCCTCCAGTATTTTGGTTTACTTTTATATGTAATGCTATGTCAGTGCAATGAGCTGCAATGCATATATAAAATGTGCTAtaggctaaataaaacaaaattcgTTATTAAAATACTTCCCCTGAAAGACATTTCCACATTCTCGGCTCCCCATATCTCCATCTTGTCATCGTAGGTCCCGATATGGTTAAAGTAGGACTTGGAGATGGAGTACAGGCCCCCAGCAAAGGCAGGTGTCCTGGGAGAAGCACATGATGACAAGGATcacagatgacatcacaatgacaaCTGCATGGTGGGAAATGAAGTTGCACTATTAAGAAATTTAAAATCAAAGCCATCGTGCAAATTATAaacaaaatccccccccccgcgcgcgcggTGCTCCGTGGGACAGGAGGGCGTGGCACTCACTCCACGGGGGCGGTCTCGTCTCTGCGGCCCCTCCTCTGCCGCTCTGGGATTGGCTCCCAGCTGAAGTTCAGGCTCCAGTCGAAGCTGCCGCGGGCGAAGGAGCGGCGGTCGGCCACGGGCCGGCGGAACTCCAGGGTGTCCGGGGCGATGGCGGGGATGTCGGGGCTCACCACGGCAACGGGCTCCTCGGCGATCCGGGCCAGCAGGGGCTCCAGCCAGCCGGAGAAGCACTCGCCTGAAGGTAACGTGTTCACCCCAAGGAACATGGCTGAGGCTCACTTCACTTTCCTCACGTACTAACTATGGATACTAACTATACAATAAATTGGGTCCGTTTTAGGCagggaatttcactttaaatatcTGACGGATAATGGTGTGAATCTAAAAGGAATTTTGTCCAGATATGATATTGgtgtaattattttacttttattccaATATAAGTCTACACAATTTGGCTTACATTTCTACGCGATAGTAACAAACTTTGCTAATGCAATTGGTGCAGGGCAATCGTGGTGGTGACATGATCTGTTCCATTTTTTCCAGAACGTTCCTCGGTGCTGAGGgagcggtgcatgctgggtaactCACAGTGGGCGTCCAGGAAGGTGAGCACCTCGCCTCGGGCCTCCCTGGCCCCGAGCAGCCGGGCCTGGATCAGGCCCTTCCTCTCCCGCTGCCGTAGCACCCGCACGCGCTCCAGCGTCCGCACGTGCTCCTCCAGGCGGCCCTTCAGGTGATCTGCGGGAGCGAAGTGAAGAACGCCTAAATCTGCCCCCTCTCTGGATACAAGATACGCTGTCAATCCTCCCTTTATTGTCACTTGTGATGGCCTTCACTACCACTGTAGCCCTTCAGTGTTCATGGAAACTGTGGATTGATACCACCCGGTTGGCAGGGTGAGATGCACACAAATGCCAACACAATCCCGGCTTCAGAATTCGTTCTTTGCATCTGTGAACGAAGCGCTGTTGGAACTTCCGTTCGATTCAAAGGATGGATTTTGAAAGCGACAAGAAGGCAATGCCTTGTACTTCATGAAGATGTGCTTGGGTGTAGACTCGTGTGATATAGTGGACAATGATGAATGTGATAAATTCAGGAATAACTATGACCTTAATGGCAGAATAATCCTACTGCATTTcaagaaaaccacaaaatggGAACAggctgtgggtgcaggttttcactcaatCTCAATTGTACGCGCAGGACTTCCTTGTTAAAGGAAGTAACTTTGTTGTTAAAGTATGTATAAGGGTTCTTCCAGGGCAGAGGTCCACATTCACACCAACACCAGAGATCAGTCacttaaaaacatgaatgtgaACAGTTGTTGGAATACAAGCAAAATTCAGAATTGAGACTCAGCTAAATGTGAAGTTCACAGTGTCAAAACCTTTATCAAAGTCTCTTCATCGTCTTAGAAATATTGTAAAGAGAAGGTCATTCTTTTATCACTTACAGAAGCAGTGCTTTTATTTCAGGACTGAAATACCGTATTATAATAGGACTGAAATACTGCAACTCCATGTATTCTGGTCTCTCGAGCTGTAGGACACCAGCAGCTCATACGAAATGCAGCGGCCTGGGAACTCACCAGTGCGCAAACCCCTGGCTTCCAGCTTTACACTTTGAAATTGCATTATTGGTTTCTAAGGCAAAACATGGGATGGTACCTGAAAATATACAAGATCCGCTCATACACTACCAAACAGAGGCAGCATTAAGGCCATCTACTGCTGCAATACTCTACATCCCAAAAAGTTCTCGCATGACACTTTTAGCTCCAAAATGTGGAACACTCTTTAACAGAATATCAGATtccctcctttttaaaaaaaaaaaaaaatttaaattacaacttaaaaacatactttttttggctggaatgcaccagcggggccagccctacaaacgcgaatgtctgtgactgagtgagtgatgaagttacaccattggtcggccaagttatgaagttataccattggtcggccggatcacgtgtgttcggtccagccgtatactaggttttgacctggtcttgttaaaaaAGAagcttatttacttttttttatggGGGCAGTTTCATTCCTTGATGTACAGTAGGAAATCCCATTTTGTGTAGGCCTGTTTCTTACATCATATTGTTTTACTTCCTCAAGCACTTTGTGTCAGACACGCACGAACAGCGATCgtacaaataaagttttaagCCCTATGCGTGAATTGATTGCTGCATTCACGAGTCTCGTACCTGCAGTACTCGCGTCGTCCACCAGGAGGATCTCGGCGAGGAGGACGGCGGGGGAGGTGTGGAGCACGCTGTAGACGGTGCGCAGGAGGGTGGACCAGGCCTCGTTGTGGAAGACGATGATGACGCTGGTGGTGGGCAGAGGGGGGCATCGGGGGAACACGCGCTTCACGCACCTGAaaacgcaaaaccacgcccgTCTGAACCGGGAGGGCGAGCACACTGGAGAacggtttcatttttaaaataacaaagaccaCTGAGCTTTATCCCTACCAGCCTTGTACAGCCTGCCATTTATGGcaggaccgcaacagcggggccagccctataaacgcgaatgtctgtgactaattcactgagtgagtgatgaagttacaccgcgcatgtctgtgactgagtgactgactgatgaagttacaccattggtcggctggttcggtccagccatatactaggttttgacctgatcttgtttttcctttagATGTTTTGTGGATTCCCATCTTGATCACATTTCTCTGAACATCCACTCTATGAATGCAGAAATTTCATTAATTCtatgttaattgtttttccACGTCCTCAATATGTGCTTGATCTCCCTCTCTATTGAGCACACATGCAAAATAGGCACTGACCGGTTTCATGATATACCACAATTTGAAAAAGTCACGGTTACGAAACGACTAAAATTTCCCCTCAAACCATTCTGACAACATGAGCCTTTTTTTTGGACTATTAACAAAAAGGCATTCTAGAATTTACTAAAATTTATAATTTTATCTGGACTTTtagagagtggtgtgtgtgtgtgtgtgtgtgtgtgtgtgttgtgtgtcgtACAGTATGTGCCCTTCAACACTGAAACAACAGAATCAATACTATGTCCACCCCATTATTTTTTGACATTCAATGAAATTGTTCACATTTAGGTTTGacgtctgtactgtatatattcacTAAGGGACGCGTCTGTGCAGCAGTTAACTGTCATTGCGGATGTTACATTAACATGTGTTCGTGTTTGTGAAATGGAGAATCCCGGGCCGATGCCGTGAAGGCAGTGGACTCACTCTGGCGGCCGCGAGTCCGCCCCCAGGCTGCGGTGGAGCGAGACGCGGTCGCTGGCGAACTGGTTGAAGAAGTTCCGGGCCATTCCGTCCATCTTCTCCCTCAGCTCCGGCCCCGACAGCCGGCCCCCCGGGAAGGCCCCTCCGTCGGCCCCGGGGCTCAGGGGGTCCTGGGCGGGCCTCTCCGCGAGGGGCCTGAGCTCCGCCGGGCTGTAGTACCCGGGGGGGCAGCTGCTGTTGCCCGGAGCCGCCCGGGGGCGCGAAGCAGGGAGGACCGCGGCCCTGAGGGGGGGCTGGGCGAACGCGCCTCTGACCCCGACCGGGCCCTTCCGGTCAGGCAGTCCACGGACCCAAGGCTCGGGAGTGGGGCCCCCTCCCCCGGCGTACCCCCAAATCACGATCAGCAGCACCAGGAACGAGACGGCCCCAAGCATCACGAGCTCCAAAGGGGAGGCCCGACATCGCAGGACCCTCATCAACACCAAGGGGAACACTGGAGGGGCACGACTGGCCTGGAatcagctgtaaaaaaaaaaaaattaaaaaagtgtaGAAATGAATTagcaatactaataataataggtttcatttgtgtgtctgtgttgggggggggggggggggggtatgtatgGTGCAGGCATTTATAACCAAATAAATATCATCATTGTATCTCTCtcgcacacatatgcaaacacattttcaatgataTTTAGTGATTCTGTGATCTGTTAAATTACACGTTCTACACATTGGAAATGATTCAAATGCCTTCACAATAccaattgcaaaaaaatatttaaacgtttattttcaaattatttttttaaagcacgaGCTCAAATAACGAATATGAATACAACAGTAATTCTGACTGGGGTATGTTCCTCTATATTTTTGAAACGGTGAGCTGTTCAGGAACGCTCTTTGGCGCAGTCTCCTatcacctgtgtgtttgtgtccataCAGCTCACTAGCTATGTCTCTATCTACACATTTATAAGAAAGAGTTATCATCTAGAACCAGTTCTTCACCCTGGATTGAAAGACGCACCGCGGCCGGGGAGGCAGTCGATATGCATCAATCTAACGTTTCCCTAACAACGACTGTGCAACACTTTATGCGTAGCTGACAGAAAATCGGGGTCTAGAAAGCGTGCGAGAGTTAATGCGGTCCTCCTTTCGCGAGGTTGATCGAGCAGCTGATATCCCCACAGTTAACTAACATGAAAACTAATAAAATACCCAGATTGAGATATTAAACGGGATTAATGATGCGATCCAGCAAAAACACTAGCCGCCCATGcccattttattaatttaaaaagttgcGGCAATTGACGACGGACATGGAGCCAAACAACAAGAACATTCGACCAGACTGAccttatttttgtacttttctaGACTGGATTTACCTAAAACGCCACCGCCCTGAACGCCTATGATAAAAGCTACGCTAAAATGAAATCTGCCGAAACTGTGGGCCAGCAAGATGCAGGCTTCGTTATCGGTAACTTTACCCAATGTAGTGTTTCAGCAGCACCGGTAGTGGTTTGAAATCACAGGTGTAGcctatttcatttcattcccaTTCATTTCCAATTTAAGGGATTTTGACTGGCCTACTTGTCTTTCCCATTTctgaaacattaatttaaacgGCTAATTATTCCCCCTCTTTACTCCAACgtaatttcatgttttactgGTGCTCACTTaggcatattttaaatgaatgaatttttgTTGGCTCCCGATTCGACATTTCCCGTCCACCTTAATTCAGTTGCCTTATGTGACGCTTTCACAGTATTCCACGATGATGAGcaaaagaaagagggaatgTGACAAAAATATAGACTATGCATCTTAGTCATTTTTGCTACGTTCACTTCGCATGTATTTTAAAGGCTGTAATCGAAGAATATCTTGTGATTTctttccttgcctcctttcctaTTATGGAAGGTCAAACAGGTAAAAAATGCCTGAAATTGACGTCTGGAATCATGTGTTGTCAACATGGGTGCATTCCAActgtttattttatcctttgtcTCTGACGACTGACCCGGAAATCTACCGAGGTGCgtcatctttaaggacattccaatcTGTTAAATGCTCCTTCAAGGATctaggagctaggaggctcctgAAGAATTCTTGAGCAAGAAAACAGGAGAGTATCCTTTGTGTATGTATAATGATagacctgtggatccacctctccccatctgccacatcTGTAATTGATATAGCTTCAAACTGTCATTTGAAATCAAGGATGTTACAATTGCTGTATACACGTTTCTCTTGATTCCTCCGTCCTTGTGTCCTTTCTTTGCTTCCTTTATTAGGTCCTCTGATGCTTGGAGCTcggagcaaggaaaggaagcaaggacaGAAAATTAGCAAATGGAATGAGCTCACGTTGACAACCCATGATTCCAAGtatcaatttcatatttttttggccttccatactaggaaaggaggcaaggaaaggaagcaaggaggtgaaaaaataaatgcatcccTTGTGTCCTCTGTCCTTGCCTGACGATTCAATTGAGATACGCCATCTTAAAGGACATTACAACCCGTTAAATGCTCCCTGAAGGAGTTAGGAgcaaggagctaggaggctcccgaaggatgcttgagcaaggaaacatgaGTGCATCCTTGTGGATTTACCTCTCCTCATCTGGCACTGTAATTGACAGGGTTTCAAACCAACACTGGACTGAGCAAGAACGTTTCATTTGCCTAATGTGTTTCCTCTATTCGTCTGTCCTTGCGTCCTTTACTTGTGTACTCCGATGGGTGGAGCTAGGAAAGGttgcaaggaaaggaagcaacgaggtaaaaaaaaaaataagcgattggaacaAGCTCTATGAACGGAGGGTTCGGCTTCTCTGTCCAAATCCTGTTCATTACATCGTATGGATTACTTAACTAGGGTGTGAAATGTGACATAggactgaataaataataatgataaaattatATCTTTGTCTGtatggtaagaaaaaaaaattgacctcagaaaaataatatatctttttatttatttatataatgcaTAAAGTTAACATCAATATATGAGTggaagtatttttaatttactgacAAAAATGGATGGAGCCCACTGCTTTTAGAGCTAAAATAATAGatatcagcagggggcgacattaTATCCggtgctgaggttgagaaccgAAAGCAGGTCGCTTGATCTGACACGGCCACACATCACTGGTGACATCTATGGGAAGTCTCGTTTTTGACTGCGGAAGTAGGAAGCCAAGGGGAATTCCTGCTGCTAAGAGCTAGCTAGATATGCGGTGTTGTATATAACCGTAATTGCTGGCAAAATCGTAAGGAAGGttgacagctagctagttatattTTTGTCTTGCGTTGCTGTTACGGTTGCGTTTACTTTAACATAACAACAGGATAGATCGCCGGACTGCACTTCGGATACACCCGATTCCGTTAGTAACGTTATTttgctaactaacgttagcgAGTAACATTCCTAAGTTAACTAGCTAACTACCTAACTTGGATACACGCGCCGATAACAGGTAGGCTATGACTGGCCAACTCGGCCAGGCAGCTAGCTAATTGTATATAGACTACATGTTTGGGATAAATGTATGTAGCCACCTTGCTAACCTGTATAGGAAGCTGTGACCGGACTGTTCACAAACAAGGATTAAACCTGCCTGTCGTAACTGTTGGCTAACTTGTTAGCAAAGATGTGTGTAGCTAGCTGGCTATTGAAAGGTTGGCTACTTGGGAACTACCgttaattcataaaaatgtcacGATTGTCAACTAACGTTGTCTTGGGTAGAGCTACGTTAGGTTTCGATTCAAGAACAACGACAGAACACTGACAACTGAACACGTCTAATTAACCGTTAACGAAGTATCCAACCATTTAGTTGTCTTTTTAGCTAGCGCCTACTGTTTGTAAACATGACAGCCTTAGCCAATTAACATGTCATGTCTATGCTCATGTTCAGTGAACTTTGTACTGCGGGTGGTATCGGTAGCCAGTTCCTAGCTTTTCAGCACCGAACTGTTCGTTTGTCTAGCTATCCAGCGAAGGCCAAAGTGCCTCAATGTGCGTTACTGCAGTGTCAGTCTTCGAACACAGTGCTGTTAGGCTGAGCCATCTTCCCCCTGCATAGTTGGCTTTCTACCGTTGTAACCATGTCTGCATACACTTCATACAcaattgtacatctttttgCGTACCAAATTTTTGATGATGCTAAATTGCAACTAAACGTTAACAACAAATATATTCAGAGAAACATACCATATTGCAAAATAGTGTTAATGATCTATTCTTACATTTGTTCAAGTCGCAGGTAGCTGTGGCGCTCTGTTTATGAGGGATAATTTAAGAGAAAGGGTTCCTTATGGCATACCTGTACTGTAGAACCATGAATGCAATACTGGATGCTCCACTACGTCGATATGACAGAAGGGGGGAGTGTTATCTGTCTAATGTCATCTATGTAACATTAGACAGAAACTTTATTAAACAGGTTGTCGATTAAGGAC is a window of Anguilla anguilla isolate fAngAng1 chromosome 13, fAngAng1.pri, whole genome shotgun sequence DNA encoding:
- the LOC118210598 gene encoding polypeptide N-acetylgalactosaminyltransferase 6-like, with the protein product MRVLRCRASPLELVMLGAVSFLVLLIVIWGYAGGGGPTPEPWVRGLPDRKGPVGVRGAFAQPPLRAAVLPASRPRAAPGNSSCPPGYYSPAELRPLAERPAQDPLSPGADGGAFPGGRLSGPELREKMDGMARNFFNQFASDRVSLHRSLGADSRPPECVKRVFPRCPPLPTTSVIIVFHNEAWSTLLRTVYSVLHTSPAVLLAEILLVDDASTADHLKGRLEEHVRTLERVRVLRQRERKGLIQARLLGAREARGEVLTFLDAHCECFSGWLEPLLARIAEEPVAVVSPDIPAIAPDTLEFRRPVADRRSFARGSFDWSLNFSWEPIPERQRRGRRDETAPVETPAFAGGLYSISKSYFNHIGTYDDKMEIWGAENVEMSFRVWLCGGRLEIIPCSVVGHIYRQKSPHTFPNGTEVVIRNQVRLAEVWMDEYKEVFYRRNKVARDIARENKFGDISERLGLRERLRCKNFSWYLENVCPEAYVPDLAPLMYGMIRNAASKTCLDVGQGNAGGKPLITFACHNMGGNQYFEYTSKKELRHNVRKQLCLHSASDREPVRVQACQLPGLGPSVPPAQAWDFTQTHLLRNPSTGRCLSLIGNQVLMDACNPADLYQQWAFI